The Campylobacter sp. CN_NE2 genome contains a region encoding:
- a CDS encoding TlpA family protein disulfide reductase, producing MKKFILILVAFFVLGCGGNERHHMTLNDEDGFKTTFDSSKKELKIIGHDKPFVLYFFSSDCGACAEQAPILENLAKEFGENVRIIGVLGDSHGLDKDIKTLKEKNISFPTATSKKSAMYLANMVGGVMGTPMSVIFDKNGKIVKQLLGLYPKSAFENELKLLL from the coding sequence ATGAAAAAATTTATTTTGATTTTGGTTGCATTTTTTGTGCTAGGTTGCGGGGGAAACGAACGCCACCACATGACGCTAAATGACGAAGATGGCTTTAAAACGACATTTGATAGCTCAAAAAAAGAGTTAAAAATCATAGGGCATGATAAGCCTTTTGTTTTATACTTTTTTTCTAGCGATTGTGGTGCGTGTGCCGAGCAAGCGCCGATTTTAGAAAATTTAGCAAAAGAATTTGGTGAAAATGTGCGAATTATCGGCGTTTTGGGCGATTCGCATGGGCTGGATAAAGATATAAAAACGCTAAAAGAAAAAAATATTTCATTTCCGACAGCCACAAGCAAAAAATCTGCAATGTATCTAGCAAATATGGTCGGTGGCGTAATGGGAACGCCTATGAGCGTGATATTTGATAAAAATGGAAAAATCGTAAAGCAGCTGCTTGGGCTTTATCCGAAATCTGCATTTGAAAATGAGTTAAAGTTATTGTTGTAA
- a CDS encoding YcxB family protein, with protein MPYKTDTIFTFDEYKKFNNSIKGKWLTRIIFIIFGIWILYSLFWDFYWIFEDGFISNTLFINLGALIWLGGLYYYANVYFVKKTFYSNKLSANQHSFFEFFEDYFTQKTNDFNQNVSADFSQIKYEDLYKIVETKTNFYLFVGNILAFTIIKQNCSAELIEFLRKIKIEFKK; from the coding sequence ATGCCTTATAAAACCGATACGATTTTTACTTTTGATGAATACAAAAAATTTAATAACTCCATTAAAGGCAAATGGCTAACTAGAATAATTTTTATAATATTCGGAATTTGGATTTTATATTCGCTATTTTGGGATTTTTACTGGATTTTCGAAGACGGCTTTATAAGCAACACGCTTTTTATAAATTTAGGAGCTTTGATTTGGCTTGGCGGACTTTATTATTACGCCAATGTTTATTTTGTCAAAAAGACATTTTATTCAAATAAACTCTCGGCAAATCAGCACTCATTTTTTGAATTTTTTGAAGATTATTTTACCCAAAAGACAAACGATTTTAACCAAAATGTAAGCGCCGATTTCTCCCAGATAAAATACGAAGATTTATATAAAATTGTAGAAACAAAGACAAATTTTTATCTATTTGTCGGAAATATTTTAGCCTTTACTATTATAAAACAAAACTGCTCTGCCGAGCTGATAGAATTTTTACGAAAAATCAAAATAGAATTTAAAAAATAG